One region of Miscanthus floridulus cultivar M001 chromosome 19, ASM1932011v1, whole genome shotgun sequence genomic DNA includes:
- the LOC136528428 gene encoding transcription factor MYB39-like, which yields MGRSPCCDQDAGVKKGPWTPEEDKLLVDYINEHGHGSWRRLPKLAGLNRCGKSCRLRWTNYLRPDIKRGRFTDDEDKLIIHLHSLLGNKWSSIATKLPGRTDNEIKNYWNTHLRKKLLNMGIDPVTHQRRTDLNLLAAGGFTNLLAAANLAAAAGGHGHGGGGPLAAAAAAHASWDINALRLQADAAKYQLLEGLVRVLTAPAAPTVDLMTLLAAANGGGAVSGGHQLLSGVDQQSTTTASRVVQQYDGMLSLPALTSVPAVTQGMSSSMSSTYSLYGLAWDGLSSTELGHSGATTGSNITAAAMPPPSAPAAEGCNAGNGVGTSSTPSPCEETLASSPFDGLESLTLDFDPNSDSWRELLEQMSWLNNPNDQL from the exons ATGGGGAGGTCACCGTGCTGCGACCAGGACGCGGGGGTGAAGAAAGGCCCGTGGACGCCGGAGGAGGACAAGCTGCTCGTCGACTACATAAATGAGCACGGGCACGGGAGCTGGCGCCGCCTGCCCAAGCTCGCCGGCCTCAACCGCTGCGGCAAGAGCTGCCGCCTCCGCTGGACCAACTACCTCCGCCCGGACATCAAGCGCGGGCGGTTCACCGACGACGAGGATAAGCTCATCATCCACCTTCACTCCCTCCTCGGCAACAAGTGGTCCTCCATCGCCACCAAGCTCCCCGGCCGCACCGACAACGAGATCAAGAACTACTGGAACACGCACCTCCGCAAGAAGCTGCTGAACATGGGGATCGACCCCGTCACGCACCAGCGACGCACCGACCTTAACCTCCTCGCCGCCGGCGGATTCACCAACCTCCTCGCCGCAGCCAACCTCGCGGCCGCCGCTGGTGGTCACGGTCACGGTGGTGGTGGTCCACTcgctgcagccgccgccgcgcATGCTAGCTGGGACATCAACGCGCTCAGGCTCCAGGCCGACGCCGCCAAGTACCAGctcctggagggcctcgtccgcgtCCTAACCGCCCCCGCCGCGCCTACCGTCGACCTCATgaccctcctcgccgccgccaatGGAGGAGGGGCGGTCAGCGGTGGCCACCAGCTGCTCAGCGGCGTCGACCAGCAGAGCACCACCACCGCCAGCAGGGTCGTCCAGCAGTACGACGGCATGCTCAGCCTGCCGGCGTTGACCAGCGTGCCGGCCGTCACGCAGGGCATGTCGTCGTCCATGTCCTCCACCTACTCCCTCTACGGGCTCGCCTGGGACGGGCTCAGCTCCACGGAGCTCGGCCACAGCGGGGCCACCACTGGGAGCAACATCACTGCTGCCGCGATGCCGCCACCTTCGGCACCGGCAGCCGAGGGGTGTAATGCCGGCAACGGCGTCGGCACGTCGTCGACCCCATCCCCGTGCGAGGAGACGCTGGCGTCGAGCCCGTTCGACGGCCTGGAGAGCCTCACCTTGGATTTTGACCCCAACAGTGACAGTTGGAGAGAATTGCTAGA GCAAATGTCATGGTTGAACAACCCCAATGATCAGCTGTGA